One Cottoperca gobio chromosome 23, fCotGob3.1, whole genome shotgun sequence genomic region harbors:
- the LOC115028287 gene encoding ras association domain-containing protein 5-like: MRISKANKGAVVVRAVRRHPSPQPASLESLEAAWSERGLAEVKPPESSPSHEGRNGEPGGAGNGMEGHEGGGGGGPPRVRKKGFRPPDVRTIFSPGERDPRVEEESGEGHTFEAGGEDTWCDLCCYYIFQDGVTCAGCKYTCHAACRDRVSLDCHPAASPVSQDQINNNTPPH, translated from the exons ATGCGGATCTCCAAGGCCAACAAAGGCGCGGTGGTGGTGAGAGCTGTCCGGCGGCACCCGTCTCCTCAGCCGGCCAGCCTGGAGAGCCTGGAGGCGGCTTGGAGTGAGAGAGGGCTCGCGGAGGTGAAGCCACCGGAGAGTTCACCGAGCCACGAGGGGAGGAACGGCGAGCCAGGAGGAGCCGGGAACGGGATGGAAGGTcacgaaggaggaggaggaggaggaccacCGCGGGTCAGGAAGAAGGGGTTCAGACCCCCCGACGTGAGGACCATCTTCTCCCCCGGAGAGAGGGACCCCAGGGTGGAAGAGGAGTCCGGGGAGGGACACACCTTCGAGGCCGGAGGGGAGGACACCTGGTGTGACTTGTGCTGCTACTACATCTTCCAGGATGGGGTCACCTGTGCag GTTGTAAGTACACGTGTCACGCTGCGTGTCGCGACCGAGTGTCACTGgattgtcatcctgcagcttcCCCCGTCAGTCAGGACCAgatcaacaacaacacaccgCCACAC TGA